The proteins below are encoded in one region of Telopea speciosissima isolate NSW1024214 ecotype Mountain lineage chromosome 10, Tspe_v1, whole genome shotgun sequence:
- the LOC122641812 gene encoding uncharacterized protein LOC122641812 produces MGRTFRVGADLCRFLGGARLVHPRPLCSNNSIVSKGNNSENSNKDAAIRDGDVYHQLEKLDFMTAAKILFTTPPKKKKFGLDFHLVQLFFVCMPSLAVFLVAQYARYEIRRMEAEVELKKKQEEEKAKEMELNATEENEEVDSDPELLKVKVRLDALEETLKEIVVETKKLSGSNDQREGTMSEHHAANGSSPQNKSEDSTYATQSNCSKSKPDSSQ; encoded by the exons ATGGGTAGGACATTTCGTGTGGGAGCAGATCTTTGCCGATTTTTAGGGGGAGCACGCCTCGTCCATCCCAGGCCTCTCTGCTCCAACAATTCCATTGTCTCGAAAGGAAACAACAGCGAAAACAGTAACAAGGATGCTGCAATTAGGGATGGCGATGTGTACCATCAATTAGAGAAACTGGATTTCATGACTGCTGCTAAGATTCTTTTCACCACACCccctaagaagaagaaatttgg GCTTGATTTTCATCTAGTGCAGCTCTTCTTTGTATGCATGCCTTCATTGG CTGTATTTTTGGTGGCTCAGTATGCTCGCTACGAGATCAGAAGGATGGAGGCG GAGGTGGAACTCAAAAAGAAGCAGGAGGAAGAAAAAGCAAAAGAGATGGAGTTGAATGCcacagaagaaaatgaagaagttgaCTCTGATCCAGAGCTGTTGAAGGTGAAAGTCAGACTGGATGCATTAGAAGAGACATTAAAGGAGATTGTTGTTGAAACAAAGAAACTGTCTGGTAGCAATGATCAACGAGAAGGCACCATGAGTGAGCATCATGCAGCTAATGGCTCAAGCCCCCAAAATAAATCAGAAGACAGCACTTATGCGACACAAAGCAACTGTAGTAAATCCAAACCAGATTCAAGCCAATAG
- the LOC122642767 gene encoding uncharacterized protein LOC122642767: protein MATLSSFSLPKLLPDFRRSNSIAKIPAISVSGIGTNSPFHTRFRYEKGSRSGMKQRLCTVFASDTNPSGEDSPKNKAKGSEDAKGPPFLTILAGFVAFLVIFWIVGSIVTWLIGLIVNVPKLK, encoded by the exons ATGGCgaccctctcttccttctcccttcctAAACTCCTTCCGGATTTCCGACGCTCAAATTCCATAGCTAAAATCCCCGCCATCTCGGTTTCCGGAATCGGCACCAATAGTCCATTCCATACACGATTCAG GTATGAGAAAGGCTCAAGATCGGGAATGAAGCAGAGGCTGTGTACAGTGTTTGCTTCAGACACCAATCCATCAGGCGAAGATTCCCCTAAAAATAAAGCAAAGGGGAGCGAAGATGCAAAAGGCCCTCCTTTCCTTACCATTTTGGCAGGTTTTGTTGCCTTTTTGGTCATATTTTGGATTGTAGGATCAATTGTTACGTGGCTTATTGGTTTAATTGTCAATGTGCCTAAATTAAAATAG
- the LOC122641619 gene encoding uncharacterized protein LOC122641619 has translation MAEVGKADAQLFQLLSHLLQEVESLTNQEEVELRAKIEALGLEVTKVPSKPSEHLDELEIAKELDKLSAKLDDVDEMISSTMASDPQVQSLLSSTSDVWMPVITATSDERRTFMVPTEDDNCGNQGKKP, from the exons ATGGCTGAAGTAGGGAAAGCAGATGCTCAGCTCTTTCAGCTCCTCTCTCATCTCCTTCAGGAG GTAGAGTCATTAACCAATCAAGAAGAAGTTGAATTGCGTGCAAAAATCGAAGCACTTGGATTAGAGGTTACCAAAGTGCCATCAAAGCCATCTGAGCATCTTGATGAG CTGGAAATAGCAAAGGAGTTGGACAAATTATCAGCAAAGTTAGATGATGTAGATGAGATGATATCCTCAACCATGGCTTCAGACCCTCAGGTGCAGTCTCTTTTGAGTAGTACTTCCGATGTATGGATGCCGGTCATCACAGCTACTTCTGATGAAAGACGTACTTTTATGGTGCCCACTGAAGATGATAACTGCGGAAACCAAGGGAAGAAACCATAG